The genomic DNA GTCGTCTGGTCCTTCGCGCCGCAGTCGCGCACGGTGGTCACCCCCGTGTACAGGTGCGCCCGCGCGTTCCGGGCCGACTGCAACGTCAGCACCCCGTCCGGCAGCGTGGCGAGGTCGTCTCCGCTGCGCCCGTCGCCGAATCCGTTCAGGTGAACATGAGCATCGATGAGGCCGGGCAGCAACGTGCGGTCGCCGTAGTCGATTGTCGCAACTGAGGCGCCTTCCGGTGCGCGGACGCTGGCCGCCGGCCCGGCCCCGCGGATCTTTGCGCCTTCAACCAGCAACGCGCCGTTTGCGACCACATCGCCGCCGCGCCCGTCAATAAGGCGGGCAGCTTTGATAAGCGTGAAATTGGGTTGGGCAGGGGACATGTGGACTCCGGAATTGTTGTTCACGCCTACACGTAATTCTTCCTGTCTACCTTCGCGCCCTTCAGGAACACGTCCACGACCTTGTGGAGGTCACTGATGTTCTTGGATGGGTCGCCGTCCACGACCAGCACGTCGGCCTCTTTGCCGGCCTCAAGGCTACCGACGGATTTGTCTGTCCAGCACGACTTTGCGGAGTCCAGTGTCCCGGCGACTATCGCCTCCATGGGTTTCATGCCCGCCATGACATGGGCCTCAAGCTCACCCTGGAAGTTGCCCATCGGGTTGACGCTCCAGGAGGAGTCGGAGCCGGCGACGAGCTTCGCGCCGTCCCGGTAAATGCGCCCTGCGTGGTCCATCAGGTCGTCCCACTTGGCCTTGCAGCCCTCCAGGAGCTTTTCTTCCCACGCCGTCAGTGTGATCCCTGCGGCGATCTTCTTCTCCAGGTTCTGGACGATAGCCCGCGACTCATTGAGCGTCAGGTTAACGTAAACGCCCTGCTTGACCATACGCTCGGTGACCTCAGGGCGGTACTCCCACGTGCCGTCCGGCTGGATGTGGCGGGCGTGGATTATTGTGTCGATGCCGGCGTCCAGGCAGTTGTGCATCGACTGGATGTTCACGCAGTGGGCGGCGGTGTGCTTTCCGAACTTGTGCGCTTCTTCAGCGATGGCCTTGAGCTCGTCCACGTTGAAGGATGGCCGAAGCGGGAACGACGTTTTCGTGCTGCCGCCGCTCGCGGTAATCTTGATGAAGTCCGCGCCTTCCTTGATTAGCTGCCTCACGGCGGCGCGGCATTCCGTGACGCCGGTCGCCTGTATTCCGAAGTAGCTCAGGTGGCCGCCGACGATCGCCATAGGACGGCCAGTAATAACCATACTCGGCCCCGGCGTGATTCCCATCTCAATTGCCTTGCGGAGCATGAAGATTGTCTTGTTCTTTCCTCCGCAATCCCGTACCGTCGTTACCCCGGAGTAGAGGTGGGTGCGCGCATTCTTCGCGGACTGGAGGGAAAGCACCTCGTCAGGCAGAGTGGCGAGCTCATCGCCGCTGCGGCCGTCGCCGAAGCCGTTGAGATGGACATGGCAGTCGACGAGGCCCGGCAGCACTGTCTTGCCGGTGTAGTCCAGCACCTCCACCTTTGCCCCCCCCGGCGCGGCGACGGTTTTCCCCGGCCCGGCGGCCCTTATCTTGTCGCCCTCCAGCAGCACCGCTCCGTTCGACACGACGGGGCCTCCCTTGCCGTCGATTAAACGGGAAGCCTTGATCAGCTTGAATACGGTCTCAGCCATGTTCGCACCTCGGTTGGTAACTTGATTGGACATTGTGAGCCAATGCACTGCCAAAGGCAACAACGCGCCAGGGCTGACAGAGGGTGGTATCTTTCGTTTCTAAGAGTGCCGGCTGGCCCGCACAGGTCCGCCCAACGTGCTTTTTCAGGGGGTAGTGGCGCTCGGGGGTGGGTCTGGATCGCGCTCGAGGGCCGGCCGGCAAGTTGCCTCAAACGCGCGCGCTTGGTATAACCGAGTTATTGGATGTTCCGTCGGGGCTACCTCACCGGTGTCCACTGGTGAGGTGTTGGACGATGTGAAGGGAGGGGACCCTATGACTCTGAAACGCGATCACAAGGCAGCCTGGTATCCCAGGGACCATGTAATGGCAGTGATCGACGACCGGGAAGATGCCGCCGAGGCCATTCAGGCGCTAAGGGACGAGGGCTTCCATACAGCAGATATCAAGCGCTTCACCGGCGACCAGGTGGAGAAGCAGTTGAAATCGGAATGCGACCACTGTGGCTTTATGGAGCGCTTTGCCCGTACCCTGTGGAAGTACTTCGCCCTGGAAGGCGCTATTTTCGACGACTATAAGACCGAGGGCAGAGCAGGGCACATTGTCCTCGCCGTTCACGCAGAGACCCAGTAGGATGTCGACAAGGCCACGGACATCCTGAAGGGCTACGGCGCCCACAATATCGAGCACTTCGCGAGCAACTACACGATCACGGAAATGTCCCGGTGAAAGCCGCTCAGTGCGGGGGCTGAATAAGGCTCCGCTTCTCGAACTGCTCGAGGAGGTTAACCAGCTTGTCGCTCCGCTCTTTCATATCGCCGCCCTTGCCGCGGCCGGATGCGATCTCGGACATAATGACGGGAGCGTTCGGCCGCACGTTGCGTGCCTTTTCCTGCACCGCCGAGAGCTGTGTCGACGTCGCGGTGCCGACTTTGGGCACTATGAACGCGTCCGCCATGCGGAAGTTCACCTCGCCCGGATGGAAGGTGCTCTCCTCGCCGGCGTGGTGCGGGTCTACCACCACCAGGCGCAGGTCGGACTGGGTGAACGGGAAGTCGTTCTCACCGCCGTCCCAGACGATCACGTCACTGTCTTTCTCCGCCACTCTGAGAACGATGCCGTAGTCCACGCCCACGCAAACCGGAACGCCCATGGCGATGTACGGCTCGTACTCATCGCGCTCCTCCGGAGACACCGCCGCAGAGGCCATATCTTGAGTGCCCGAAATCACCTGAGCTGCCTGTTTCTCCAGGTCTAAATACCTCTTTGGCAGCGTTACCACAGCTACGCGGTGACCGCGATCTTTCATCCAGGCGGCAACCCTACTGGACACAGGGCCCTTGCCGGCGCCTGCGCGAACAGCGGTAACAGAGACCACGGGAACGCGCGCCGCAAGCATGGTCTGCCTTGGTCCGAGCAGCGAGAAATTTGCCCCCGCAGCGAGTACCCTCGAGGCCTGGTGCATAACTTCCAAATGAGGCACATCGCTGTAGGAAAAGAAAACAAACTCGACGTTATGCTGGGAGATGATGTCTTCTAGCTCGACCTCCGGGTAGACCGGTATTCCGCCGGAGTAGAGGGCCCCTGCCAGTGACGGCGGATACTGGTCGATGCCGTTGGCGTGCCCCGCCGAGGAGATAAACGCCATCACACGGTAGTCAGGATTGTCCCGAAAGACCATGTTGAAGTTATGGAAGTCCCTGCCGGCCGATCCCATTATCAGGACCGGCGTCACCTTTTCGCGCCCTTTGGGACGTCGCATCATAGCATTGACTCCTCTCGTTCCAAATGGTCCTCGCCGCCTGCTGGTAGACGCGTAATCAGTTGACTGTGACGTGCACCACAAAAGTCTTGACCGGCGCCACACCTGTCTCCCAGGGGCGGTGGTACTTGAGCTTCAAATCACCCTCGCCACCGTACATAGCCTCGAACCTTATTACCTGGACGTTCGGCGCGCCCGGCATATCCGAAACGGGCCGCGACTCAATAGGTCCAACCTGGGCGACACGTCCACCAACGTTGCTATCGATCTCCCATGTATAGCCTGTGGACGGGTTGCCCTCCAGGGTGATGAAGAAGCGGTCCCCGGGGTTCAGCTCTATGGCCCCGCCGTTGTTTACCTCCGACAGGCGCTGCCCCGTGCCAGGCGGCCTGGTCGGGGTGGCCGTCGCGGCCACGCGGGGTGTCGGGGTCGGCACGGCGTCGTCTCCCGAGCGCAACAGCAGTGCGCCGGCGATCGCCGCCGCCACAACTATCGCCCCCACGACGACTGCTGTAATACCCTGGGTGCTCATGCGGTATCTCCCGCGGATTCTTTGAGTCCATATGATATCGCGTTAATACTGCGATGCGAATATCGGGCTATCACCATAGGACCGGCGGCGAAAGTGAAGCGCCCCGGGTTTCAGTCCCGGGGCGCCGTCAAGAAACTCCTGTGATTTTCCGGGCCTCAGGCCACGAAATCGCGTAGCCGGTCGGCGCGCGTCGGGTGTCTCATGCTTTTCAGGGCTTTCTTCTCGATCTGCCGGATGCGCTCCCTGGTGACGCCGAACTCCTGGCCGATCTGCTCCAGGGTTCTGGCGCGGCCGTCATGGAACCCGAAACGCATCCTGATCACTGACTCCTCGCGCTCGGAAAGGGACCGGAGCACGTCCTCCACATTGTCCTTGAGGAACTGCGAAGAAGCTGCCTCGAGAGGCGCCATCGTGTCCCGGTCTTCTATAAAGTCCGAAAGCGGGCTCTCCTCATCCTCGCCTAAAGGCGTCTCCAGCGACACCGGTTGCTGGTCCAGCTTCTGTATCTCCAGCACCTTGTGCGGGTGCATTCCTATCGCCCGGCCAATCTCGTCGCTGGTCGGGTCCCTGCCGTACTCCTGAGTGAGACTGCGAGTGGCCTGTGTGACCTTGTTGATCGTCTCAATCATGTGCACAGGAATGCGGATGGTCCGCGCCTGGTCGGCGATCGCGCGGGCGATGGCCTGCCTGATCCACCACGTGGCGTATGTGCTCAGCTTGAAGCCCCGACGATAGTCGAACTTGTCGATGGCCCGCATGAGCCCGATTTTGCCCTCCTGTACCAGGTCCAGGAGCGACATCCCCCTGCCGTTGAAGCGCTTGGCGACGCTTACGACGAGCCTCAGGTTCGCCTCCGCGAGTCGCTTCTGTGCTTCCACGCCGCTGGTCCGCACCCGCATAAGGTGGCGCCTCACCTGCAGCTCGCACCTGCCCAGCGCAGCGCGGAAGTCGGGGTCATCGCACAGGCTTTCCAGGTCGCATATCCTCGTCTCTGGACCGATGGCCTCAATCACGTCCGGTATCAGCAGACCGGAGTCCAGTGCCAGCGCCCGGACCGCCTCTTTCGCCTCGTCCGGGGGCGCCCCGAGGCTACCGGCGACGTGTTGGACAAGGTCCTCGTTGAATTCGTTGTCGATGATCTGGCGGAGGGCCGAGTCGCCGACCACCTGGCCGATAGTGCCGTCACAGGCCGCGTTCATATGGCCGTAGACGCTGACAACTGTTGTGTCGGTCGCGCTCAGCCTGGCGAGAAGGTATCTAACACACTCGGCGCCTGATGGAGTGGAGCCGTTGGGAGAAATACCGGACTCAATACGCTTCAGATGCATCAGGGCCTCAAGCCGACGGGCTAGAAGCCGCTCTTCCTCGGCTGTCAGCAGCGCGACCCTGCCAATCTCCTTCAGGTACATTCTCACAGGGTCTTCCAGGCTGCCTTTTGAGCCTATGTCCTCGTCCCAGTCCTCGTCGCTCTCCTCCTCGGCGAGCGCCTCCGGGGCGGAAACGTGCCCGTCAGCCGCCACGGGCGTCTCGTCCATATCCGTCTCGGCAATACTCGCTTCCGAGTCCTCTAGGACCGGCTCGTCGGCTATGTCTACGGAGGACTCTATCTCAAGCTCTGAATCCTTGAGCTCGTTTGCGTCGAGTGCGCGTATTCTTGTTGGCATTTTCTGTTGGCCTCTCATTTCCGGCGCCGGAGCGCCATAGTCGACTGTTGCGATTAGAGGTTGCGCCGGTCAAGCGGCCCGGTGCAGCGTGAGCTCCCTCCCATGGCCATTCCAGACAACATCCAGGGCTATCCCGGAGAACTTCTCGCTGATAGGGGGCTCAACTACCATCACATGCTCGCCGTGATGCGGTATCACCTGGTCACCTTGCCTCACCACATCGAGCACCAGGTTAACGTTCCCATAGGCGTCCACAGCCAGCCTGATTACCTGGCCTTCAGCGCGCCTGGCGCGCTTCAACATCAACGTGAGGTGTTCCGTAGCCGGTTCTGTAACAATCAACATCCCCCTGCCTCCTCCACCCAGGACTGTGGGACCCGCCGCCACAACGCCATTTTTTCGAGCCGGAATTCGCCCTGGGGGGCCGCTTTCCGTGCCTCGTGAGAGAAGGATATCGCAGTACCGGCTATTTGGTGTATAGCGCCCCAGCATAAATAATCGTCAACAAATGGATTATTCCAGTCATAATCCTTAGTGCCTTACCACCGTTTATTCCTTCGACTCAGGCGGTCCCAGGTACGGAAACGCCTGGATTAGTCTATTGCTGCTAAACCAAAGAATCAGGAGTAGTCGAACTGTTGCGCCGCAGTGTCAGAACAGGCTAGGCGAGCAACGCACATAGGAAGGCACGCCCGGACGAGCATTGATGGTAAGGAAAGATATGCGCTTGTAAGCAATCTAGTGGTAACGTTCTTTCAACAAACATTGGATGCATGAGCGTTCGGAATGCCGGACGGAATTTGGGGGGGAGATGAGCAGGCTTTTTGAGCTCCAGCGAATGGGACAATCGGTGTGGCTTTCGTTCGCCGCGAGGGGCCTGATCATGAGGGGCGGGCTTGCGCAGATGGCGGCATCCGGCGTTCGCAACGTCGGATGCGATCCGGTAGCCCTGGCAAGGTCAATCAAAGCGTCCTTTACATACGATGGCGAGATACAGGCAGTCCTGTACTCGAAACCCAGGGCGGGCGCACGCCAGATATTCAATGCGCTCGTCATCGACGACGTCCGCGCGGCGGCCGACATCCTCGAGGAGACCTTCGAGACCTCGCGGGGGCTGGACGGGTACGTTTGCCTTGATATCTCTCCGCACCGTGCCAACGACCCGGCGGGGGCGGTTGCCCAGGCGCGCTATTTCTGGCACGAGGCGGTGCGGGCGAACCTCATGGTCAAGCTGCCGGCGACCGCCGAGGCGTGGCCCGTCGTGGAAGAGCTGGTCGCAGCCGGCCTGAACGTGAATATCTCCAGTGTGACGACCGTGAGAACGTACGAAGAGGCTGCCCGCGCCTTCTCCCGGGGGCTCGCGAAAAACCCCCGCATGCGGGACGTGTGCGCGGTGGCGTCCGTGCCGGTTGGAATGATCTGCGAGCGCGTGGATGAGGCGCTTGTCAGGGATGGTTCCGCGCAGGCGAGGGAGATGCTCGGCAAGGGCGCCGTGGCGAACGCCAGGGCCATCTATTGCCGGTACCGCGATCTCTTCTGCGGCGAGGAGTACTCGTTTCTGCGAAACAAGGGCGCCCACGCGCTGTTGCCCGTCTGGGAGTGCGCCGCTCCCGACGGCTCGCCACAGAAGTCGATTGCGAACGCCGAGGCGCTTATCGGTCCCAACACGGCCGTATCACTGACGGCTGAGGCCATTGCGGCGTTCCAGGGGGCAGGCAAGGTGGCGGCCACGCTCGCTGCGGGCCTGGAGGAGTCAGCGCGCACGCTGTCCTTCCTGGCGGAGCGCCGCATTCACCTGGGCGCAATCGGCGAGCGCTTCCGTGAGGACGTCATCGTCTCCCACGCCAAAGCCTACGAAGAGATCATCACCTCCATCAACAGCAAGCGAATGGACACGCCAGCGTTCAAGGCCGCAGCTTAAGAGCGGGTGATCACCGCCTCTTTGTTTCTCCCCCCCAGGGGGAGATGTCCCGATGCTTCATCGGGACAGAGAGGGTGTGGCTGTCCTGCCTGAGAGGGGCGGGGCCGTCGGGCCCTAATTCCCCGTTTCGCCGGGAGTTACCGCCGTCGAAGTAGCCTTGGGGGCAAGGACGATGTAGACGGTGGAGTAGGCGCTATCGAGCGTGGCCCTGAATGGCTCAAAGTCCGGATGCTTGACCTCAATGCCAAGGCGCTCCTGGCCGGTCGCCCCTGCGACTTCGAAAACGTGGAACGTCCCGTTGGTGTTGGTTATCGTGAACGCCGTGGGGCGCTCCCAATCGGGGCTGTCGTCAGCGAGCAGTTCCATAAACATCGTGACCTCCGCGCTTTGCACGCGGGTACCGCCCTCGGGGTACATGATGTCGTCCCGAGCCCCGTTCGGGTCCATGGTCTGGACACGGCCGGCGTGGGTGCCTTCGACCGTGACCACCTTGCCGGAGGCGCCGTAGACGCTGTCGCACGCCGCCAGCGCCAGCGCGCACACCGCAAGCGTGGCTATGATTGTGAGGCGCGTGAGGCTTGCTGACATGAGGCGCCTCCGTGCGGTGACTTTAAAGATATCTACGGCGGCGAGCGCTGGACGGATTGGGGCGCAGCCAGCACAATGGCCTCAGACCCCCCAGTATCTGCCACCGCCCCGGTCACCCTCTCTGTCGCCCATAGCGGCGACATCTCCCCCATCAAGGGGGAGAAAGCAAGCCACCCAATTCCCCGGCCCCGGCTGTCCATTTCACTAATGACTATTCCAATTTCACTATTCGCTACGCCGCTCCTCGCACGTGCTTCACCCAGTCCTTCAGCAGCTTCGTCGCCTTCAACTCCAGGTCCTCGCCGGGGTAGCTCGGGTTGCCGAGGTGCTCTGGATGGAGGAAGCCGGTGTAGCCTGCGTCCTTCAGAGCGGTCAATATCGCCTTGAAGTTGAGCACGCCGGTGCCCGGGAACATCTCGCGGGAGTGCGGCCAGTGGGCGTTGAGGTCGCGGATCTGGCAGAAGAAGATCTTGCCCTTCCACTTCGGCATCTCAGCCAGCGGGTCTCCCCCGTGGATGTACATGCCGGTGCACATGGTGATGCCGTGGTACGGGCTGGGGACGGCCTCCGCGAGGCGGCGGCAGTGCTCGACGGTGCGCACCAGGTACGGCCCGTTGAACTTCGGCTCGATGTAGTGGCGGTAGCCGTCCGCGGTGAGGCCGTTCTTGATCGCCTCCTCGCGGATTCCGTCCGGGATGCAGCG from SAR202 cluster bacterium includes the following:
- a CDS encoding amidohydrolase family protein, encoding MSPAQPNFTLIKAARLIDGRGGDVVANGALLVEGAKIRGAGPAASVRAPEGASVATIDYGDRTLLPGLIDAHVHLNGFGDGRSGDDLATLPDGVLTLQSARNARAHLYTGVTTVRDCGAKDQTTFMLRKAVEMGVTPAPRLALTGRPMSIVGGHLHYFGIEATGPDGCRSAVRQLIKEGADFIKITATGGSTATSKIYKPSFNVD
- a CDS encoding amidohydrolase family protein, translating into MSNQVTNRGANMAETVFKLIKASRLIDGKGGPVVSNGAVLLEGDKIRAAGPGKTVAAPGGAKVEVLDYTGKTVLPGLVDCHVHLNGFGDGRSGDELATLPDEVLSLQSAKNARTHLYSGVTTVRDCGGKNKTIFMLRKAIEMGITPGPSMVITGRPMAIVGGHLSYFGIQATGVTECRAAVRQLIKEGADFIKITASGGSTKTSFPLRPSFNVDELKAIAEEAHKFGKHTAAHCVNIQSMHNCLDAGIDTIIHARHIQPDGTWEYRPEVTERMVKQGVYVNLTLNESRAIVQNLEKKIAAGITLTAWEEKLLEGCKAKWDDLMDHAGRIYRDGAKLVAGSDSSWSVNPMGNFQGELEAHVMAGMKPMEAIVAGTLDSAKSCWTDKSVGSLEAGKEADVLVVDGDPSKNISDLHKVVDVFLKGAKVDRKNYV
- a CDS encoding protease inhibitor I42 family protein, which produces MSTQGITAVVVGAIVVAAAIAGALLLRSGDDAVPTPTPRVAATATPTRPPGTGQRLSEVNNGGAIELNPGDRFFITLEGNPSTGYTWEIDSNVGGRVAQVGPIESRPVSDMPGAPNVQVIRFEAMYGGEGDLKLKYHRPWETGVAPVKTFVVHVTVN
- the rpoD gene encoding RNA polymerase sigma factor RpoD, whose translation is MNAACDGTIGQVVGDSALRQIIDNEFNEDLVQHVAGSLGAPPDEAKEAVRALALDSGLLIPDVIEAIGPETRICDLESLCDDPDFRAALGRCELQVRRHLMRVRTSGVEAQKRLAEANLRLVVSVAKRFNGRGMSLLDLVQEGKIGLMRAIDKFDYRRGFKLSTYATWWIRQAIARAIADQARTIRIPVHMIETINKVTQATRSLTQEYGRDPTSDEIGRAIGMHPHKVLEIQKLDQQPVSLETPLGEDEESPLSDFIEDRDTMAPLEAASSQFLKDNVEDVLRSLSEREESVIRMRFGFHDGRARTLEQIGQEFGVTRERIRQIEKKALKSMRHPTRADRLRDFVA